The nucleotide sequence TGCCAGTTTTTCTATAAACAATTACCAACACAAAAATTCTGATAACAATGGCAAACCAAGGGAAATCCAAGTACTTTTTAcatgtggtgagagtttctgcctctaccaccctttcacacagtgagttccaggtccccaccaccctctggatgaaaaatgttttcctcatctcccctctaatccttatgtcaattactttaaatctataatCCTTTGTTGTTGATCCCTCTTGGGTAGTTCTTATTTACTCTGTCTAGGctcgtaattttgtacacctcaatgaagttgcacctcagcctcctgtgttccaaggaaaacaatcccagcctctccaatgTTCCCTCATAGCTAAaagtctccagtcctggcaacatcctcgtaaatctcctttgcaccttttccagtgcaatcacatctttcctgcaatgtggtacacagtactcaagctctGGACGAGATTTGGTAGTGAGGTATTCGGTTAGTTAATTCTATTTCTCCAGATTCACTTGTGCGAACAGTTGAGTACCTGAATGGTTCCGGAAATTATAAATGGGGATTATGCACAGCACTAAGTTGAACTTGGTTCACTCCAGTCTCTTGAACTTTTGGGTCCCTGTTTAGTGGTTCCACTTGAACCAATTACAATTAAACCAGAAATGTGCAGAGTGAAATAATTCATTTGCTCCCATTATTGATAGGACTCCCCCTTTTCCAATATATTCTCGTTCTTACATCTGTTTCTTGCACTGTCCTGGAGCCTTATCTGATTCTCTGTTAAATTCGTGACCCTTCTTCATTCATTCTGAATTCTCCATGCCTCAAACGTGTGCTCAACCCTGTTACAGATCAGTTTTATTGGATACTATCCACTATTGTCCAATAGTAGCGAATATGTTTCCAATTGGAGTGCAGACCAGAATTAGAGGCTATCAATATGAGACTTTCAGTAATAAATGCAATCGGAAATTCAGCTGATACATCTTTACTTGCAGAGTGGTGAGAAAGTAGAACTTGTTACCACAGGGATTGGTTCAGGTGAACAGCAGAGATGCAtgtaagggaaagctggataaacacatgagggagaaagggatcgaaggatatgcTGGTGGGGGCGAAATGAAGAGGGATGGGATGAGGCCCGAGTGGAGCAGAATGgatcagatgggccgaatggctgattCTGTGCTGTTTATTTTATGTCATTTTCTCGATAATGGGCCAGTTcacctttcctgatagttataacttcTCAATTCTTGTATCATACTAGTGAGTCTTTATTGCACCTTCTgcagtgcctctatattctttcTATAACGTGGAGGCCAGAACTGTGCACTccaactccaagtgtggtctaattaaTAGGAGCAGTAACGACGGTCTTTATGTAAAACAGAAACTGTATGTGTGCGTATCAGCAGTCGATCTTGTAAAAACAGGAAACCCACAGAGAGCTCTCTACTTTGGCACTATTTATCGGCCACAGAGGCCAATTTCCGCAATCCGCTCTTCATATCACACCTCCTTAAGCACCGGTAGAACGAGAGCGATTTCTTTGTGAGTTACTGACCGGTAACTCAGAGATCACCGTCTGGGTCACGAAGAATGAGCCTCCTCGGTGTCTGCGCTTTGTCGCATCTCATCCAGGGTGAGATATCCTGACATATTCTGATAGAGTGGAGAAGCGtttggatagagtaaataagaagggtttgaattgagaaaataaggagaaactgtttccacgggAAGGAggttcggtaaccagagggacagagatttaagatcattggtaaaagaaccagagggggagatgaggagaatttttttttaacacaacgagttgttgtgatctggaatgggctgcctgaaagggcggtggtagcagattcaatagtaactttcaaacggGAAATTGGAGAAATATTGGAAGGCGAAACGTTTGCAGGTCTATAGGGGAAGAACAATGGAGAGTGGGGACGAATTGGAAAACTcggccaaagagccagcacaggaacgatgggccgaatggcctccttctgttctgtgggATTCGATGAGATGTAATTACACCCGCAATTTTAATATAACAAACAAATTTATTCCGCTAAGTTGAAAACTATGTTCTCCAGTCAATGACAATACAGCGACATGAAATTGGATCACTAACTTCCGTGAATGGAATTAATCCGAAACTGAATTTCCTCCTGGTAGATGAGGGAAATCATAGCTGGAAAATGTAGCTTTGAAACAGGCTCTTTAAATCTCAACTTCAGACAGTTTCCATGTTCCTCCCCAGTGAGCAAACTAGCTTTGGCGGTGAATGGACTCGGTCTGCGCCTTTTGAAAGTGAGGGTAAAAAAGGCACAGTCAACACGGCGGGCGTACAGTTGCCCAGGATTAATAGTGCACGGGATTCACGATTTTCCGACACACGAACCAATGCGGTTTTCGACTTAATTTTATATTTTTCTTTATCTTGGCCAAAGCATGTCTTCGGGGTCCATAACCTGACGTGAATATGTTTTGTCTCCTGTTCAGTTGTTGTCTCTCAGACCGTCTTGTCCCAGTCTCCGCCGATTCAAACAGTCCCTGTGGGAAGCCGTGTTCAATTGAATTGCCACACCGAGAAGGTGGTAGCTGGCTATGTCTTCTGGTACAGACAGCAGCACCGGAGGGATATGCAGCTCCTTTACAGAGTGGGCAAGCACTACCCTGCAGATGGAAGGTTTTCCGGTGAGGTTGATGATAAATCGGGTAATTATGCTCTGGTGAATTCAAATGTACAGAGAAATGATTCTGGGATGTATTACTGTGCAAGCCGCAATTACCAGAACATGGTCCAAATATTTGGAAATGGCTCCAAGCTGGTGGTTACAGGTAAATCTTCACGAATATTTCATTCAGTTGGCCATTTACATATCAATTAAAATTTGTCTTTTAAAATTGTTAATCTGGGTTCCATTTTATTTCCCCATTTTAGATGGTCCCCCGGCCGTGTTTCTCTTAACTCCGCCGCCGGCTGAAATTTCCTCCATGGAAAGGGTCCCATTGATGTGTTTGGTAAGAGGCCtgtctccccattcccttcccatcCTCTGGAATGTTTCCGGACAGGTTACCGACGGACAGACCGATTCTGGGACAATAGACGAGGACGGGACATACAGTATCAGGAGTCACATCAGTGTGCCGACGGAAACTTGGAGCAGCGGCGTTGTCTGTACTTGCACTGTTCAAATCAACTCTACAGAGAATCTTATCAGTGAAAATATATCATCTCAGAGAGGTAACTATTAACAGTGAATCTTTAATGCTGATGTGAGGCTGCTTTTCCAACAGTAAAACTTTGTACAGTATAAGCCTCTCTCTTTCCATACATCCATACATAATGATCTCATCATCGACCTATCGCATATCATTATTCAGTGTTTATCTTTCCGATTTTTAAATCCATTtgtattctgtaccccagagagatgtGGTTGCTCAGACATTGAGTGTATTCCAAGCAGAGGGTGATAGATTATTtgttactaagggaattaaggaatatgggaatTCAACGGGATAATGGAGTAGAGGCAGATGCTTACCTGTGATATTATTGAATGGGGCagcagatttggtgggccgaatggcctactcctgctcccatattTTAAGTTCTACTGTCCCGCTGGGCCATACGTTCATGATTTGAGATTACTGTGTTCTGATTTGTCAGTGCGTAAATTTGGAAGATGTGATTATATTTCCAATCCGCCACTTTCTCTCCACGTGTCTGTATATAATTATCTAttaatctgtctgtctgtctgtctacttAATATTCACAAAATTTCGGTCTGCCCTAGTTAAATAGTATGGCATAAAAtacctctatctatctatctatctatctatctatctatctatctatctatctatctatctcttcatATCTATCCATTCTGTTCTCATTAAGATGTGTGGTATAAGATACCTACTCGATCTGTCTATCTCTGTATCTAtatctctcctctatctctgtatctgagTCTATATCTATAGCTCCTTCTGTCcctgtatctatctctctatccATCTTTCcctgtatctatctctctatccaactctctatctatctttctggtTCTATATCTATCTCGCTACCTGTCTCTGtacactctatctatctatctatctatctatctatctatctatctatctatctatctatctatctatctatctatctatctatctacctatctatctatctatctatctatctatctatctatctagttggcaggaaaaaagacagaggcgcaaggggagagccaactgtgtaacagccccgacaaacaaatttttctgcagcaccagtggaagggcctgtcactctagaattggccttcatagccactccaggcgctgctccacacaccactgaccacctccaggcgtttacctattgtctcacgagataaggaggccaaagaaagatctaTCTATCCACCTCTATTTACTGAACTATCTATTCCTCACTCTATATATAAATCTCGATCTCAGTATCACAATCTCTCTCTTGTTTAAACTTCTGCATAACATATCTGCTCCTTTTAGGGAAGGTTGAAGTTGTAAAACCAATTTCTGATTTGCGTGAGAAATTGCACATTTAGGATAGTCAAATTTCTTCACCTGTTTAACTATTTTTCACACATGTCTTTAATGATTTTTTTAGCAGTGTTTTCGCTACACGCCCCTTGCGCTTTACCGATTTACGGGAGTTTGTCTGCGGCGGCGCTTCTTCTTCTCGGGATGGTTGTGTTCACCGCGGGAAGAAGCTGCAGGAAGCGGCAGTCAGGTACCGATTGTCGGGTGGCGCTGCAACTCGGCGGCGCTCTCAATCCATCCATTTATTATTGTGTTATTTGCTCTTTATACGTTAGCGGACTGGTTCAGTGTGAAATGTGGACATTTCGACTCAGGTTACGTTTCTTTTTCGATCAGGCAATATGAACAGTGATGATGAGCTGATGGATTCCAGACCACGTGCACAAGAAAAGGAGGTAAATATGAATAGAATTGTTACTATTATATTTCACTAATTTTTAATCCAAATTTTAAGATTCATAGTTATTGTCATATGCGTCTAGAAAGCTTGCGTACAGGGGGCAGAATCTTAAAATGAGAGCCAggatgttcaggggtgatgtcaggaagcactttttcacacaaaggggagtggaaatctggaactctctccccgcaAAAAACTGTTCCGCCTGGAGGTCAAATGGAAAATGTCAAacctgagagtgatagatttttgttgggtaatgggtttaagggttacagaaccaaggcgggtggatggagttaagatacagataggccatgatctaattgaatggcggaacagactggaggggctgaatggcctcctcctgttcctctgatgATTGTCTGGGTTTACAATAATGGTTTCTGTTTTCTCTCACAGACACTTTATGCTCGCCTGGCGGTTAATGAGGATCCCACACTCTGATGGGAAAAGGAAGCGCTCACACTCTGCTTCCGGGATATGACGTGTTGTAGAAAGTTTCCTCTGTTTGGCCGAGGAGTCTTTCAGTCCAACAGAAGCAATTTCCACCAAATTTGGGCGCAATTTTCCGATTGCACCCAAAATGGAATCTGTGAATTCCATCCGAATGTCGCTGTTTTAACGATGATATGTCGCCTGCAGTTTCATTTCAGTCTCGAGATCTTTCCACTTTCTTGGATTGGTGATTTTTAATTGTATTGTACATCTTAATACACCATGTGAGCGGGATATCGTTCAAACAATCTTTGCAATGTATCAGTGTCCGAGTTACAAATGCATTAAAGGAGATTTAGAAACCAATGATAGGGTTTGTGATTCCAGTTGTTTAGTGGTTCAGTCTAGATTCGCTCAGGATATCTCCCAGACTTATTTACAAAGATATTTAGAGAGCAAATGTGTGCAAGTTGAAAGTGGGGAGAAGGACTGACAGGAGATTTCAGACACTGACTCGGGATTTAAGCTGCATTAATGTTCAAGCTGCAGTTTTAGTGAAGCCGAGCTTTCTCTGATTGTGTCCTGGGAGTGAACACTGTTACATTTACTCTTCAAACACAATATTTTAAATCAACCTGCTCTTTTAATGCAATTCATTGATTTAGGCAGTAAAATTGTGGTGGATTTCACTTcctaatggaatcatagaatcagagagacagcacagaggaagaccattcagcccctcacccatGTGCGGGCATTTTGACAGCGTTGTGAAATTTCGTCTCACATTCTAGAGATCTCCCCTTAACCCTGAAAATTACTCCCCTTCTCGTACAGGTCCAACTAAATGTTAATATCTAATATTTCTTATCGCAGAAGCCATGGGCTGTGACTGAaaaagcttctctctccacagatgctgccagacctgctgagtatttcaaacatttcttgtttttttatttcagatttccagcatctgcagtattttgattttattttatatTACTGAAAACGGTTGCTGGCGATGTGAATAATCACAAACGTCAACACAATTCGCTCTTCACATTAGAAAATCAGTCTCATGTGTAAGTAAAAGTCAATGGTTCACAGGTGAGGTGATATATTCCTGGTCCACCTTTAATATCATGTACATTAAAAGCTGGGCTTGAGAACATTGGTGTGATGAATACTGGATAATTGAGTTGGTTAGTAAACTCTGCTCCAATCGGCAACCTCTTGTGATTTATGTCCCGAGCTGATAGAAACAGTCCCAATTTCACATCGGCTTATTCTGCTGTAACATTCATTCTGTACAGATGTTGCAAAGAGGATTTGGAGACACTTGTTAGATGATGCAGATGGAAAAGGTCGTTCTGCTCAACATAAGTAATTCTCCCAGAAAGGTTCTGTCCTCCTTGCCCCTAGGGACAGTGAAATATTCCCTAATTAATtccgggagggggtgggggggggtatggTGGGGTGACAGGTggcgtggtggggtgggggtggtggtggtggggggagtgttgtggAGGGGGGCAAGGGATGGGGGATGGGGCGGAGGAGGTGTGGCTCACAAATAAGTCCATGCCCAGAGGAATATTCCCAGTGCTGATCTTTCCCTGTGTGATGAACCTGCAGAAATCAATCCTCAATTTTTCTATGAATAGTTGGAACAGCTAATCCTACCGGCAACAGATGcatcggaacaggagaaggccattcagccccttcgagtTCGTTcccccattctattagatcatggctgatctgtctcttaACTCCATCACCCTGCCTTGGTTCTGTGCTAATCCCCTGAACCAACAAAAGAATGTTctgaaattgtcaattgacccctcccagcttcaacagctttttggatgagagagttccagatttgctAACGTTGTATCTCTGTTTGAAAAggcagcgaaggatagaccgagtaattgcaggccagtcagtctaacctcagtagtgggcacattattggaatcgatTATGGGAAACAGGATAAtctgtcacatagaaaggcacaggtactcaaggatagtcagcatgaattcgtTAAAAGAAGGTCTTGTTTGACCAATCTGATCGaagtctttgaagaagtaacaaggaagatatatGATGGTAATGCaggtgatgtggtctacatggattttagcaaggcttttgacagggtgccacatggcagactggttaagaaaataaaatcccatggtatCCATGGgtttgcagcaaggtggatacaaatttggctcagtggcaggaaacaaagggtaattgttgacggttgttttagAGACTGGAGGCTTGCttgcagtggcgttccacagggctcagtactgtgtccccc is from Heterodontus francisci isolate sHetFra1 chromosome 46, sHetFra1.hap1, whole genome shotgun sequence and encodes:
- the LOC137356740 gene encoding Ig heavy chain Mem5-like isoform X3 produces the protein MSLLGVCALSHLIQVVVSQTVLSQSPPIQTVPVGSRVQLNCHTEKVVAGYVFWYRQQHRRDMQLLYRVGKHYPADGRFSGEVDDKSGNYALVNSNVQRNDSGMYYCASRNYQNMVQIFGNGSKLVVTDGPPAVFLLTPPPAEISSMERVPLMCLVRGLSPHSLPILWNVSGQVTDGQTDSGTIDEDGTYSIRSHISVPTETWSSGVVCTCTVQINSTENLISENISSQRGNMNSDDELMDSRPRAQEKETLYARLAVNEDPTL
- the LOC137356740 gene encoding Ig heavy chain Mem5-like isoform X2, with product MSLLGVCALSHLIQVVVSQTVLSQSPPIQTVPVGSRVQLNCHTEKVVAGYVFWYRQQHRRDMQLLYRVGKHYPADGRFSGEVDDKSGNYALVNSNVQRNDSGMYYCASRNYQNMVQIFGNGSKLVVTDGPPAVFLLTPPPAEISSMERVPLMCLVRGLSPHSLPILWNVSGQVTDGQTDSGTIDEDGTYSIRSHISVPTETWSSGVVCTCTVQINSTENLISENISSQRVFSLHAPCALPIYGSLSAAALLLLGMVVFTAGRSCRKRQSGNMNSDDELMDSRPRAQEKETLYARLAVNEDPTL
- the LOC137356740 gene encoding Ig heavy chain Mem5-like isoform X1, translating into MSLLGVCALSHLIQVVVSQTVLSQSPPIQTVPVGSRVQLNCHTEKVVAGYVFWYRQQHRRDMQLLYRVGKHYPADGRFSGEVDDKSGNYALVNSNVQRNDSGMYYCASRNYQNMVQIFGNGSKLVVTDGPPAVFLLTPPPAEISSMERVPLMCLVRGLSPHSLPILWNVSGQVTDGQTDSGTIDEDGTYSIRSHISVPTETWSSGVVCTCTVQINSTENLISENISSQRAVFSLHAPCALPIYGSLSAAALLLLGMVVFTAGRSCRKRQSGNMNSDDELMDSRPRAQEKETLYARLAVNEDPTL